The Amycolatopsis coloradensis sequence CGGTGATCTGGGTTGGCTGATCACCGCACGAGCGGTGCAGGGCCTCGCCGGCGGCCTGATCAATCCCCTGGGCATGACCATCGGCTTCGGCACGGTGGCCCCGGAGCGCCGGAGCCGGATGACCGCGATCACCGGTCTTCCGTTGCTGATCGGGCCGATCCTCGGCCCGATGCTCGGCGGGATCCTGCTGGACAGCCTGTCGTGGCGGGCGCTGTTCTTCATCACCGTCCCCCCGGCTCTGCTCGCCGTCGTGGGGGTGCTGCGCTGGGTGCCCGCCGATACTCCTTCGGCGGAACGCGCTCCGATCGATTTCGCCGGCGGCCTGTTGCTCGTCCCCGGCGTGGTCGCCGTGGCGTACGGCTTCAGCGAAGAGACGCTCGGCGTGGACGTCCGGTCGAGCATCGTCGCCGCCGGGCTGGTGCTCATGGCCGTGTTCATCCGGAGGTCGTGGGGTCATCACGCGCCGCTTCTGAACGTCCGGCTCCTGCGCGACCGGACCTTCGGCCGCAACACCGCCGTCCTCGTCCTGTACGCCGCGCCCTACTTCGGCTCGATGCTGCTGATGCCCGCCTACATTCAGGTGATGCGCGGCGACTCGGCCCTGACCAGCGCGCTGATGATGGTCCCTGGAGCGATCGGGATGGGCATCACCATCCAGTTCGCCGCCCGCGTCCTGGAACGCTTCGGTCCGAGGATCGTCGTCGGGACGGGACTGAGCCTGGCGATCGTCTCGACCGCTCTGACGGTGCTCGTTCTCACGCCGGATACCCCGTACCTGGTGCTGGGGATCTTGGGAGTGCTCCAGGGAGCGGGTACCGGAGCGATCATGATGCCCACCATTGTGAGCGCCGGCCGCGAACTGCGGGGGCCGGATCTCGCATCCGGTTCCGCGATCCTCCCCTTGGCCAGCACCATCGCGAGCGCGGTCGGCACCGCGGTGGTGAGCGCGGTGTTCACCGGGCTGATCGCGTCCGCCACCGCTGGACAGGGTCTCGCCGCGCTGAGCGATCCGTCGGCGGGCTCGATGCTCACCGGGGAGATCGTCGACGCGTATCGTGTGACTCTCGTCGGAGTCCTCGCGATCATGGTGCTCGCCCTGGTGGTCAGGCTGCGGACACGCCCAGCCCCGACGACGAAACCCACCACGGTACGGAGCGCAGCATGACGACGTCGACACTGTCCCCGCTCGATGCCCGGCTGACCGTCAGCGAGGTCGCGAGCAAAGCCGGGGTCTCGGCGAACGCGGTCCGGTACTACGAGCGCTACCGCGTCATCACCGCGGAGCGGACAGCGGGCAACGCACGCCGGTTCACGATCGACGCCATCTGCCGGATCCGGCTCGCGGTCGCCGCCCAGCGGGTGGGGCTCAGCCTCGCCGAAAGCGCGGAGATCCTGGCCGAGATCCCGCCGATGTCACCCGATCTCGAACAGTGGTCGCGGGCGGGGCAACGGCTCATCGACGCCGGGCAGGCTCGTATCGCCGAGCTCACCTCAGTGGTCGACGAGTACCGGACACTCGAGTTCCTCAGGAGTTGAACGGTCCTTCCGCCGCGCTCGACCAGCGGAACACAGGACGGTTCTCGAGACCGCCGTTTCGACTCCCGCGAACGAGTCCGTGAAGGCCTCCTTGCCTACCCTGAAGGTAACGAAGGAGGCCTTCACTACCTATGCGGTCACCTGACTCGCCACCAGTCACAGCGGCAGCACGAAAGAGGGCCGCCCCGAACGGGACGGCCCTCTTTCACGTGACTCAGCGCTGCGGCGGCGGACCACCCTGCGGACCGCCGAACGGTCCCTGCTGCGGGAACGGGCCACCCTGCGGACCGGCGGGCGGCTGCGCCTGCGGCATCCGGGTGGGCGGCGGGGTCTGCGGCCGCTCCGGAGCGGCCTCCGGCTCGGGAGCAGGCGCGACCTTGGGGACCTGACGCGGAGCGGGCGGCTCCTGTCGCGGCGTCGCGACACCCAGCGCCGGAACCTCCTTGCGTGCCACGGCTTCCGCGGCCGCGACAGCTTCGGCGACCTTCGGGTCGCTGGAGGTGTCGAACCAGCCCTGGACCTCTTCGTCCTCCAGGTCCGGCTTCTCGACCGGGTCTTCCTTCGGCGGCTCGTAGCGGAACACGCCATCGTCGCCGGGTGCGCCGAGCGCGCGGGCGAAGCCCTCCAGGGCCTTGCCGTAGTCGCTCGGGATCATCCAGACCTTGTTCGCGTCGCCCTGCGCCAGCTGCGGCAGGGTCTGCAGGTACTGGTACGCCAGGACTTCGGGCGTGGGACGTCCGGCCTTGATAGCCGCGAAGACCTTCTCGATGGCCTTCGCCTGACCCTGCGCCTGCAGGTATCGGGCAGCACGTTCACCCTGCGCACGCAGGATCCGCGACTGCCGCTCGGCCTCCGCGCTCAGGATCGCGGCCTGCTTGGCACCTTCGGCCGCGAGGATCTGGCTCTGCTTCTGGCCTTCCGCGGTCTTGATCGCCGATTCACGCTGACCTTCGGCGGTCAGGATCATCGCGCGCTTCTCACGGTCGGCGCGCATCTGCTTCTCCATCGAGTCCTGGATGGAGGGCGGCGGGTCGATCGCCTTCAGCTCGACCCGGGCGACGCGGATGCCCCAGCGGCCGGTCGCCTCGTCGAGCACGCCGCGCAGCTGGCTGTTGATCGAG is a genomic window containing:
- a CDS encoding MerR family transcriptional regulator gives rise to the protein MTTSTLSPLDARLTVSEVASKAGVSANAVRYYERYRVITAERTAGNARRFTIDAICRIRLAVAAQRVGLSLAESAEILAEIPPMSPDLEQWSRAGQRLIDAGQARIAELTSVVDEYRTLEFLRS
- a CDS encoding DHA2 family efflux MFS transporter permease subunit, with the translated sequence MNRLTAQELRIAAVIALGGLMAVLDTTIVAVALPRFMTTFSASLTTIQWIVTAYALGMVAAMPLAATFALRWGARRVYLIALLVFAVASAAAGAAGDLGWLITARAVQGLAGGLINPLGMTIGFGTVAPERRSRMTAITGLPLLIGPILGPMLGGILLDSLSWRALFFITVPPALLAVVGVLRWVPADTPSAERAPIDFAGGLLLVPGVVAVAYGFSEETLGVDVRSSIVAAGLVLMAVFIRRSWGHHAPLLNVRLLRDRTFGRNTAVLVLYAAPYFGSMLLMPAYIQVMRGDSALTSALMMVPGAIGMGITIQFAARVLERFGPRIVVGTGLSLAIVSTALTVLVLTPDTPYLVLGILGVLQGAGTGAIMMPTIVSAGRELRGPDLASGSAILPLASTIASAVGTAVVSAVFTGLIASATAGQGLAALSDPSAGSMLTGEIVDAYRVTLVGVLAIMVLALVVRLRTRPAPTTKPTTVRSAA
- a CDS encoding SPFH domain-containing protein, which codes for MVFIVVGLLALFVVVVVVKAIMVVPQAQSAVIERLGRFRTVASPGLTFLVPFLDKVRARIDLREQVVSFPPQPVITEDNLTVSIDTVVYFQVTDSRAAVYEISNYIVGVEQLTTTTLRNVVGGMSLEQTLTSRDSINSQLRGVLDEATGRWGIRVARVELKAIDPPPSIQDSMEKQMRADREKRAMILTAEGQRESAIKTAEGQKQSQILAAEGAKQAAILSAEAERQSRILRAQGERAARYLQAQGQAKAIEKVFAAIKAGRPTPEVLAYQYLQTLPQLAQGDANKVWMIPSDYGKALEGFARALGAPGDDGVFRYEPPKEDPVEKPDLEDEEVQGWFDTSSDPKVAEAVAAAEAVARKEVPALGVATPRQEPPAPRQVPKVAPAPEPEAAPERPQTPPPTRMPQAQPPAGPQGGPFPQQGPFGGPQGGPPPQR